CCGCAAACTTCGCATCTCGCCATGCGCCACAGGGTGAGCCGTCGCCCCCGCGCGGGCGAGCGGGCGGCGGGCGAGTCGCGCGGCAATCACCCGTACGCACCGGTCGGCGCCGGCGGGGTTCGCGCAGTCGTCCGCGCGGGTCACTCGTCGGCGGGCTCCACATCCCGCAGGAGCTGCCCGAACGCGGCCTCGTCCACCACGGGCGTCCCGAACTGCCGCGCCTTCACCACCTTCGACGTGCCCGAGTCGGGGTCGTTGGTGACCAGCAGGCTGGTCAGCCGGGACAGGCTCGTGGCGACATGCAGCCCGGCCTCGGCGGCACGGTCCTCCAGCAGCTCGCGTTCGACCGAGGTGTCTCCCGAGAAGGCGACCCGCATGCCCTGCTTGAGCCGTCGGCCGTCCTCGTACCGCCCCGGGTTCGGATGCGGGCACACCGGCCGTTTCCGGGACGGTCGCCAACTGCTGGGCCGGTAGCCGCCGTAGCCGCCCCCCGGGCCGCTCGCCTGCCGCCCGATCAGGGGCGCCGGACGGTCGGCCCACTCCGTCAGCGGACGGCACTCGAGCAGCGGCAGCCGGACTCCGCCCTCCGCCGCGGCCCGCAGGCTCGGCCGGAACGCCTCCGCCAGCACGCGGGCGTCGTCCAGCGCGTGGTGCGCCCGCTGCTGTACGACGCCGAAGTGGGCCGCGAGCGACTCCAGCTTGTGGTTGGGCAGCGGCAGCCCCAACTCCTTGGACAGCGCGATGGTGCACAGCCGCTGCCGCACGGGTGCCTCGCGCTCCGCGCGCGCGTACTCCCGCGCGATCATCTGCCAGTCGAAGACGGCGTTGTGCGCGACGAGCACCCGGCCGTCGAGCCGGGCGGCGAACTCCTCCGCCACCTCGTGGAAGAGGGGCGCGCCCGCCAGTACGTCGCTCGTCAGACCGTGTATCCACACCGGGCCCGGGTCGCGTTGCGGGTTGACCAGCGTGTACCAGTGGTCCTGGACCTCGCCGCGCGCGTCCAGCCGGTAGACGGCCGCGGAGATGATCCGGTCGTCCCGCGCCAGGCCGGTGGTCTCCACGTCAACGACCGCGTATCCCCGGGGATACGCGGTCGGCCACTCCGTGGGGGACGACGCTGTCGTCGTGTGGTCTTCGAGCATGGTCACTGAGGATACGGGCCGCCACCGACACCCCGACGCCCCCGCCCCGTGCCGCAGGGCGTGGGAAGTCCTCCGGGTCGCACGGGAGTTCGCGGGGCGTACGCACGCGTGCGCCCGGCACCCGGCCGACGGCGGCGCAACTCCGGTCGCCTCCAACGCCGTTCCGCTTCTTCGTCCCTCGTCCGCCCCTCGTCCGACTCCCTCCTCGTTCCCGGCCGCCCGCCCGGCCGCCCGCTCGTCCGCTCCCGCAGCCGGGCGTCGCAGCACGACCCTCGGCCTGCGAGGTGTCATCCTCCGTCCTGTGACGGAACCCACCCACGCCGAGGCCCACGACGGCTCGCTCGGATCCCGGCTCAACTGGCTGCGCGCCGCGGTCCTCGGCGCCAACGACGGCATCGTCTCCACCGCCGGTCTCGTCGTCGGCGTGGCCGGCGCCACGGACCACCGCTCCGCGCTGCTGACGGCCGGCCTCGCCGGGCTGCTCGCCGGGTCGATGTCCATGGCGGCGGGCGAGTACGTCTCCGTGTCGACCCAGCGGGACTCCGAGAAGGCCGCGCTCGCGCTGGAGCGGCGGGAACTGAGAGAGCAGCCCGAGGCCGAGCTGGAGGAGCTGACGGAGCTCCTGGAGGAGCGGGGCCTGTCCCGGGACGTGGCCCGGGAGGCGGCCGTCCAGCTCACGGAACGGGACGCCCTGCGGGCGCACGCGCGCGTGGAGCTCGGGATCGACCCCGACGACCTCACCGATCCCTGGCATGCGGCCTGGGCGAGCTTCCTCGCCTTCACGGTGGGCGCCCTGCTGCCGCTCCTGGCCGTCGTGCTGCCCCCGGCCGACCGGCGCCTCCCGGTGACCGTCGTGTCCGTCCTGGTGGCCCTGACCGCCACGGGCTGGTCCGGCGCCCGGCTGGGCGCCGCGGCCCCCGGGCGGGCGGTGGTGCGCAATGTGAGCGGCGGAGCCCTGGCGATGGGGGTGACGTACCTGGTCGGCTCGCTCATGGGGGCCACGGGGGTGTGAGCGGCCTGGGGTGTGAGCAGGCCGGGGCGTGGGCGACAGGGGTGTGGGGCGGCCGCGCGCCCGAGGCGGCGGCGGTATGGCGACGAGGTGTGATGGAGGCGTGAAGCGGGCGGGGTGCGTCGTCGCGGCTTGGCGGGGATCACCAATAAGCAAGCGCATACCCCTGGAAATACTTGTCGGTAACACCGTCTAGCCGCAGCCCACCAGCGGTTCTACGGTGCCGGCATGCCGAACCTGCCCGATGTCGTGCTGTGGTCGATACCCGCCTTCGTGGTGCTCACCGTGATCGAGATCATCAGCGTCCGCGTCCACCCCGACGAGGACGCCGCCGGGTATCAGACGAAGGATGCCGCGACCAGCGTCGGCATGGGGCTCGGGAGCCTCGTCTTCGACCTCGTCTGGAAGATCCCGATCGTCGCGACGTACACCGCGATCTACGAGCTGACGCCGCTGCGCGTGCCCGTCCTGTGGTGGACGCTCCCGCTGATGCTGCTGGCGCAGGACTTCTTCTACTACTGGTCCCACCGCGGCCACCACGTCATCCGGGTCCTGTGGGCCTGTCACGTGGTCCACCACTCCAGCGAGAAGTTCAACCTCACGACCGCGCTGCGCCAGCCCTGGACCACGCTGACCGTCTGGCCCTTCTACGTTCCGCTGATCGCCGCCGGCGTCCACCCGGCCGCGCTGGCCTTCTGCTCCTCGGCCAACCTCGTCTACCAGTTCTGGATCCACACCGAGCGGATCGACCGGATGCCCCGGTGGTTCGAGTTCGTGTTCAACACGCCGTCCCACCACCGCGTCCACCACGCCTCCCAGGGCGGCTACCTGGACCGCAACTTCGGCGGCATCCTCATCGTGTGGGACCGGCTGTTCGGCTCCTTCGTGCCCGAGACCGACCGGCCCGTGTACGGGTTGACCAAGAACATCAACACGTTCAACCCGATCAAGGTTGCGACCCACGAGTACGTCGCCATCGCCAAGGACGTCAGGGCCGCGGCGGGCTGGCGCGAACGGGCGGGGCGGGTCTTCGGCGGGCCGGGCTGGCAGCCGTCGGCCCGGCCCGGGCCGCCCCCCACCGAGCCGCCCCCCACCGAGCCGGCCCCCACCGAGCCGTCTCCCACCGGGCCGACCGCGACCGCGCCGGCGTCGCCGGCCGCGCCGGCCGCGCCGGTCGGGGAGACCACGGCCGCGTGACCCGCTCCCGCGTCCCGTCGGCCCTGTTCGGCCTGTTCGCGCTCGCCGCCGCCGTCGACCTGCTCAGCCTCGCCGTCGGCCTCGAGCCCGGACACGCCGTCGCCAAGCCGCTCCTGATGCCTCTCCTCGCGGCCTGGGCGGCCCTGCGCGGCGCCCCCCGGCTCCTCGTCGCCGCCCTGCTGTGCGGCTGGGGCGGCGACACCCTCCTGCTGTTCGACGCCGACGCCGCCTTCCTCGCCGGCATGGCGTCCTTCGCCGCCGGGCACGTCTGCTACCTCGTGCTGTTCACCCGCGCCGGCCGCTCCCGCGCGGGCGCCCTGCTCCTCGCTCCCTGCTACGCCGTCGCCCTGATCACGACGGTCGTCCTGCTCCGGCCCGACCTGCCCGCGGAGCTGCGCCTGCCCGTCGCCGCCTACAGCACCCTGCTCACGGCCATGGCCTACACCGCCGCCGCCCGGGTCGGCGCGGTCGCCGGCGCCGGTGGCGCGCTCTTCCTGCTCTCCGACACGCTCATCGCCACCGGCGTCGCGGACTGGCCGCAGCCGCCGCGCCCCGACCTGTGGATCATGCTCACCTATATCGCCGCGCAGTTCCTGCTGGTCCGAGGCGCCCTCGGCGGGCGACGCCCGGCGCAGGAACAGGCCGGCGGCAGGCAGGTCCTCGCCGGCCCCGGGTGACGGGCCCCGCCGTTCAGAGCCAGCGGGCCGGATCGGCCCCCCAGCGGCCCGGCGGGCGCGCCCAGTCGGCCGGCCCGCCGACGAAGCGCACCGGCGGCAGGACGTACCGCAGCCGCCCGAGAGGACTGTCGGTGTGCGCGAGCCACGGCGTCGGGTCGAGGCGGTCGTCCCCGGTTCGCCGCACGTCCTGACCCGGGTCTCCTTCCCCGCTCCGGGCGTCGTCGGTCAGCCATGCCGCCGTCCGGGCCAGGGCCAGCCGGACGAGGCGGGCGCCGCCGTCGGCCGACTGCTCGGTCAGCGCACGCAGCACGCCGGCCGCCAGCAGATAGCCGGTCCCGTGGTCCAGGGCCTGCGCCGGCAGCGCTCCGGGCCGTTCGGCCGAGCCCTCGACGGCCGCGATGCCGGTGGCCGCCTGCACCAGACTGTCGAAGCCCCGTCGGTCGCCCCAGGGCCCGTACGCCCCCCACGCCGACACCTGTGCGACGACCACTCCGGGCCGGCGTTCGGCCAGTGCCTCGGGGGCGAGCCCGAACCGGTCGAGCGCGCCCGGCCGGTACCCGGTGACGACGACGTCCGCCGTCGCGAGCAGCTCCTCGAAGGTCCGCCGGTCCACGGCGAGGTCCAGCAGGGCCGAGCGCTTGCCGAAGCCCGTGTCGGCGTGCTGGTCCGGCAGTTCGGGCAGACCGGGAGCGTCCACGCGCAGGACGTCGGCGCCCAGCAGGGCGAGGGTGCGGGTGGCGACCGGCCCGGCGAGGACCCGGGTCAGGTCCAGGACGCGTACTCCGGCGGCCGGCAGCAGGGGGCCGCCGCCCACCGGCGCGAGGGCACGCACGCGTGCTCCGTCCAGCCTGCTCCGCTCGACGAGGGGCCGGCCGGCGATGGCGGCGGCCTGCTCGTGGGACGCCCACTGCCGAGGCGTGCGCAGTGCGACCGCCAGACCGCCTGCCGCGTGCACCGCGTCCTCGACGTCCCCTGCCCGGCGACCGGCGAGAACGCTCTCGACGGCGGCGGGACGGGAGTTCGCACTGTCGGCGTCCGCGGGCAGGCCGAGCGCGCTCAGCAGGCGCTCGCGGTGGTGCGGGTAGTTGGCGTGGGTGCGCACCCAGCCGTCGGCGGTCCGCCAGAACCGGGACAGCGGGGCGAAGAGCACCGGCGCCCGGTCGTCGACCAGCGTCTGCCGTTCGCTGACGAACGCCGCGGCGACCGCTGCGTCGTCCACCCGCACTTCGGGCGTCTCGGGCAGGCCCGCCCGTCGCGCCCCCAGCTCGGCGGCGGCCAGCGCGCACGCGCCCACACAGGCGCGCGCCAGCTGCCGTACGGGCAGCCGCGCCGGCAGCGCGCCGTCCCGGACGACCGTCGACACGCGCGTGAGGAGAGCGGGATCGCCGCCCAGTTCCGACCATGCGAACTCGATGTCAGTCATGACTGTATGATGCATTATTGATTCGATCAATATATATGCCCTCCACTCCCTCCACCCCCTCCACCCCGTCCCTCCCGTCCACCCCGTCCGTCGAGCAGGTGTCGCCGCACGCGAAAGGGCCGGGCGGATGACCGCCCGGCCCTCGAACCTCGTGCGCCACGGTCGTGGCGGCCTGAGCTACTACTTCACGGCGCGCAGCGCGTTCACGACACCGTGGCCGAAGAAGCCGTTGAGCCGCTTCCCGCCCACGCAGGTCGCGTCGACGACGCCGTTGCCGTCACCGTCGTACGGCTCGGTCGGGCAGGCGGTGCTGTCCGCCTGGAGCTTGAGCAGCGCCTGCAGCTGGGCGGGGCTCGCGTACGGATGCGTCGACTTGAGCAGCGCGGCGACACCGGCCACGTGCGGCGACGCCATCGAGGTGCCCTGCAGGTAGCCGTACGTGTTGTTCGGCAGCGTCGACAGGATGCGTCCGTTGGCGGACGGCGTGCCCGGGATCTGGTACTTGTCGCCGCCCGGAGCCGCCACGTCGATCGCGCCGAGGCCGTAGCTGGAGTAGTACGACTTGGTGCCCTTGACGCCCGTGGCGCTCACGGTGACGACACCCGGCAGCTGGGTCGGCACGTCGAAGCACTCGTGCGGGTCGATCGTGCGCGTCACCGGCGTGGCGTCGTCGGGGCTGGACGCGTCCACGATGGCGTCGGAGTCGAGGTCGTGGTTGGAGTTGCCCGCCGAGGCCACGTTGAGCGTGCCCTTCTTCTGGGCGTACAGCTGGGCCCTGTTGACCGCGTCCACGATGGCCCGCTGGTCCGGGTCGTCCATGCAGTTGTACAGCCACGGGTCGACGTAGTAGCTGTTGTTCGTGACCTCGACGCCGTGGTCGGCGGCGAACACGAACGCGCAGACGACGTTCTCCGGGTAGAAGAGGCCGTCCTTGGGGTCGCTCACCTTGATGCTCGCGACCTTGACGCCCGGTGCCACGCCGGCGACGCCGACGCCGTTGCGGGCGGCCGCGATCTCACCGGCGACATGGGTGCCGTGGTAGTCCTCCGCGGTGTACGGACGCCAGGCGCCCGCGCTGGTGTCCGCGACGCCGCCGACGCAGTTCGCCGACTGGGACGCGGAGAAGTTCGCGGTGAGGTCCGGGTGGGTGTCGTCGACGCCGGTGTCGATCACGGCGACCGTCACCCGCCTGCTGCCCGGGTTGATCTCGGCGGCCTTGTCGGCGCCTATCGCACGCAGGTCCCACTGGTCCGCCTCGAGCGGCTCGCTCTGCCCCGCCGTGCCGGACGCCTTCGCGACCTTCGCGGCCTCCGCCTTCGACAGGACCTGCACCGCGCCCTCGTCGGTGGTCCCGGCGGGGCTCAGCGCAGTCGTGCGGGTGGCGCCGGCCGACTGCACACCCCGCACCGCGCGTATCCGCGGACCGAAGTCGGGGTTCGCCGAGTGGACGACGAGCACGCCGATCCTCTCGTAGGACGCGACGACGGTGCCGCCGACCGAGGCGATCGCCTTCTTCACCGACCCGATCGTGCGGTGGTCCACCCTCGTGTTGACGACGTACGCCAGCGCCGGGGCGTCGGTCGCCCGGGTGGCGGATGTCGTGGCGGGAGCCGCGGAGGCCGCAGTCGGCAGGAAGCCGAGAGAGGCGGTCAGCGACAGCACGACGGGTACCGCGAGTGCGAGGCGGCGTTTGGAAGGCAGATGAGCCATGGGGTCTCCACATCATCCGGAAAGGGGACCTGGCCGAGCACAGATCCTGCTCGGCAGGTACATGACGGGTGGTGCTGTGCCGAAGCTATCCAACTGACTCGCCGGCCAGCAACGACCTCGGGCGACGACTTCCGGAAGGGACCGCCGCCGCTGCCCGCACGGACGCGACGGAACCCGGGCGACAAGTACCCGATCGAGTTGAACCGCCCCTAGCGCGCCGCCGTGCCCTTGGTCAGGGAGCCCGTGCACGATCGAGCCCCGCCCGACCCGCCCGTCCCGCCCGTCCGCAATGCGAGGAGACTCCGTGGCCACCGAGACACCGCCCCCCTCGAAGACCCCCAGCCGGCTCCCCACCACCGAGGAGTTCGTCGCGGTGCAGGAGAGCGCGGAGTTCGGTGAACTGCGCGGCGCCTACCGCGGCTTCGCCTTCCCGCTGACCGTCGCCTTCATCGCCTGGTACCTGCTGTACGTCCTGCTCTCCAACTACGCGGGCGACTTCATGGGCACCAAGCTCTTCGGCAACTTCAACGTGGCGATGACCCTCGGCCTCGCCCAGTTCCTCACCACGTTCCTCATCGCCTGGTGGTACGCGCGCACCGCCGCCGCCAAGTTCGACCCCAAGGCCGACGCGATCAAGTCCCGGATGGAGAGCGGAGAATGAGCACCGCCCAGCAGACCCTGCTCGCCGCGGGCGAGGCCAGTGAGCACCGCACACTGATCATCGTCCTGTTCTCGGTGTTCGTCGCCGCGACTCTCGTCATCACCGTCTGGGCCGGCCGCCAGACCAAGGACGCCGCCGACTTCTACGCCGGCGGCCGCCAGTTCACCGGCTTCCAGAACGGCCTCG
The window above is part of the Streptomyces sp. NBC_00425 genome. Proteins encoded here:
- a CDS encoding DUF485 domain-containing protein; its protein translation is MATETPPPSKTPSRLPTTEEFVAVQESAEFGELRGAYRGFAFPLTVAFIAWYLLYVLLSNYAGDFMGTKLFGNFNVAMTLGLAQFLTTFLIAWWYARTAAAKFDPKADAIKSRMESGE
- a CDS encoding CoA transferase; translation: MTDIEFAWSELGGDPALLTRVSTVVRDGALPARLPVRQLARACVGACALAAAELGARRAGLPETPEVRVDDAAVAAAFVSERQTLVDDRAPVLFAPLSRFWRTADGWVRTHANYPHHRERLLSALGLPADADSANSRPAAVESVLAGRRAGDVEDAVHAAGGLAVALRTPRQWASHEQAAAIAGRPLVERSRLDGARVRALAPVGGGPLLPAAGVRVLDLTRVLAGPVATRTLALLGADVLRVDAPGLPELPDQHADTGFGKRSALLDLAVDRRTFEELLATADVVVTGYRPGALDRFGLAPEALAERRPGVVVAQVSAWGAYGPWGDRRGFDSLVQAATGIAAVEGSAERPGALPAQALDHGTGYLLAAGVLRALTEQSADGGARLVRLALARTAAWLTDDARSGEGDPGQDVRRTGDDRLDPTPWLAHTDSPLGRLRYVLPPVRFVGGPADWARPPGRWGADPARWL
- a CDS encoding VIT1/CCC1 transporter family protein; this encodes MTEPTHAEAHDGSLGSRLNWLRAAVLGANDGIVSTAGLVVGVAGATDHRSALLTAGLAGLLAGSMSMAAGEYVSVSTQRDSEKAALALERRELREQPEAELEELTELLEERGLSRDVAREAAVQLTERDALRAHARVELGIDPDDLTDPWHAAWASFLAFTVGALLPLLAVVLPPADRRLPVTVVSVLVALTATGWSGARLGAAAPGRAVVRNVSGGALAMGVTYLVGSLMGATGV
- a CDS encoding DEDDh family exonuclease, with the translated sequence MLEDHTTTASSPTEWPTAYPRGYAVVDVETTGLARDDRIISAAVYRLDARGEVQDHWYTLVNPQRDPGPVWIHGLTSDVLAGAPLFHEVAEEFAARLDGRVLVAHNAVFDWQMIAREYARAEREAPVRQRLCTIALSKELGLPLPNHKLESLAAHFGVVQQRAHHALDDARVLAEAFRPSLRAAAEGGVRLPLLECRPLTEWADRPAPLIGRQASGPGGGYGGYRPSSWRPSRKRPVCPHPNPGRYEDGRRLKQGMRVAFSGDTSVERELLEDRAAEAGLHVATSLSRLTSLLVTNDPDSGTSKVVKARQFGTPVVDEAAFGQLLRDVEPADE
- a CDS encoding sterol desaturase family protein; this translates as MPNLPDVVLWSIPAFVVLTVIEIISVRVHPDEDAAGYQTKDAATSVGMGLGSLVFDLVWKIPIVATYTAIYELTPLRVPVLWWTLPLMLLAQDFFYYWSHRGHHVIRVLWACHVVHHSSEKFNLTTALRQPWTTLTVWPFYVPLIAAGVHPAALAFCSSANLVYQFWIHTERIDRMPRWFEFVFNTPSHHRVHHASQGGYLDRNFGGILIVWDRLFGSFVPETDRPVYGLTKNINTFNPIKVATHEYVAIAKDVRAAAGWRERAGRVFGGPGWQPSARPGPPPTEPPPTEPAPTEPSPTGPTATAPASPAAPAAPVGETTAA
- a CDS encoding lysoplasmalogenase, which produces MTRSRVPSALFGLFALAAAVDLLSLAVGLEPGHAVAKPLLMPLLAAWAALRGAPRLLVAALLCGWGGDTLLLFDADAAFLAGMASFAAGHVCYLVLFTRAGRSRAGALLLAPCYAVALITTVVLLRPDLPAELRLPVAAYSTLLTAMAYTAAARVGAVAGAGGALFLLSDTLIATGVADWPQPPRPDLWIMLTYIAAQFLLVRGALGGRRPAQEQAGGRQVLAGPG
- a CDS encoding S8 family serine peptidase, coding for MAHLPSKRRLALAVPVVLSLTASLGFLPTAASAAPATTSATRATDAPALAYVVNTRVDHRTIGSVKKAIASVGGTVVASYERIGVLVVHSANPDFGPRIRAVRGVQSAGATRTTALSPAGTTDEGAVQVLSKAEAAKVAKASGTAGQSEPLEADQWDLRAIGADKAAEINPGSRRVTVAVIDTGVDDTHPDLTANFSASQSANCVGGVADTSAGAWRPYTAEDYHGTHVAGEIAAARNGVGVAGVAPGVKVASIKVSDPKDGLFYPENVVCAFVFAADHGVEVTNNSYYVDPWLYNCMDDPDQRAIVDAVNRAQLYAQKKGTLNVASAGNSNHDLDSDAIVDASSPDDATPVTRTIDPHECFDVPTQLPGVVTVSATGVKGTKSYYSSYGLGAIDVAAPGGDKYQIPGTPSANGRILSTLPNNTYGYLQGTSMASPHVAGVAALLKSTHPYASPAQLQALLKLQADSTACPTEPYDGDGNGVVDATCVGGKRLNGFFGHGVVNALRAVK